The DNA window TCACTTTTATTTTTCTCTTTTCATTTAATTAAGCAAAAAAAATATATAAACACGTAGTTTATACCGCTCTATCTCAAAAGGTTACGCTCACGACAATTGCTCTTAAAGTGTGAAACCTTCCATTATTTTGTTGATTTCTATGTATTTCAACTTCACAAGGTTGCTCTCGTATCGCTGCGTATTCCTTTTGGTATGGGTGTAGTAGGTAGCTTGGATTCTTCATTCATACTAATCAAATTATCGGAAAATACCCCCTACCTGAATCATGCCATCCGGATCTCGAAATGGCTCTGTGTGACGGTGTGACGGTCTGACGCTCCCATGACGGAATATCAACCTCACCGCGTAGGAACACACAGGAGGCGTGTGTGGCTCTACACATAGCTCTCTGTTGCATGGCTTAAATAAAATATAAATTTTAAGGGGCTATCTGTTATGAATAAACATACAGAAAAGCCCCCATAAATCGCCCATTCTCTTATCAATTACCCCAACGGAACCTTTCTAAAATTCCATTAATCCATAAGAGCTTCTATTAATTTTCACAAGTATTTATAAACGGTTCTGTCACTGACCTCTAAGTAGTGCTTATTGATTGTTTCAAGGTTTTTGTGACCACTTTGCTTTGCGATTGTTGCTAGGTCTGCTCCTGCTTCGTGCATAGCTGTAATTTGAGTTTTGCGTAATGTGTTATCATCAATTGAAAAAAGAACTTCGAATAAGAAAAACATAGGGAGATTTTAGTCTTCCTATGTTATCATTCATATTATTTATCTGTTTGTTTTTGCTTCTTTTTCAAATACTCCGCACGTATTTTTTCAAGTTGCTGCTTTTTATCAAATTTTGCGGGCTTGTGTTTTTCATGATACTTTGTCACAGCTACCTGACCTTTAGTATCCAATTGATATTTCCCCACTTTGTTCACCTACTTTTCTTGTCTTTAAAGAGAATCTATTCAACAAATATAATATACCTTATTTTACTGAAGTAAACCTTATTACTTTATTAGAGTACTGCTAACCTTGCATATATCTGTAAAAACATTAAAAACTTAGTAAAATAATTCATCGCCAAATAGTATTCATTATACTTATCTTTACAACCTTGAATTTGCACTCAAACCCTTTATACTCCTGCAATTCTCATCGTATCTCTCGCAATCATTATTTCTTCGTTCGTTGGTATCACGATGACTTTTACAGGAGAGTGTGGGTAATTAATAAACCCTTCCTTACCATTCAATTTGTTTAAATC is part of the Psychrobacillus sp. FSL H8-0483 genome and encodes:
- a CDS encoding tyrosine-type recombinase/integrase, translated to MFFLFEVLFSIDDNTLRKTQITAMHEAGADLATIAKQSGHKNLETINKHYLEVSDRTVYKYL